From Deferrisoma camini S3R1, the proteins below share one genomic window:
- a CDS encoding DEAD/DEAH box helicase: MHLTDKRFTEFDLPPELQQGIADCGFTHLTPVQARSLPLTLEGRDTAVQAQTGSGKTAVFLITIFNHMLRTPRRKTRGVCPRALVLTPTRELAVQVAQDAQDIGRHLPFRVIAAYGGVDYQKQRQAIAEGVDLLIGTPGRLIDYLKQKVYHLRDVELAVIDEADRMFDMGFIGDIRYLLRRMSRYDRRQSLLFSATISDRVMELSYEYMNVPELVEITPDKVVAEKVEQVLYHVSSAEKTSLLLGLLKREDWTKALVFVNTKRAAARLKPVLDAAGHPAAVLSGDVSQPQRLKILRRFMAGEIRVLVATDVASRGLHVEGISHVFNYDLPLEAEDYVHRIGRTARAGASGRAVSLACEDYVFGLDAIEEYIGHKVPVAWPEDDWFEPVPQVKRPPRPRGRSRSGGPRGRGGRKRG; this comes from the coding sequence ATGCACCTCACCGACAAGCGTTTCACCGAGTTCGACCTTCCCCCGGAGCTCCAACAAGGCATCGCCGACTGCGGATTCACCCACCTCACCCCCGTGCAGGCCCGGAGCCTGCCGCTGACCCTCGAGGGCCGCGACACGGCCGTGCAGGCCCAGACCGGCTCCGGCAAGACAGCGGTGTTCCTCATCACCATCTTCAACCACATGCTCCGCACCCCCCGCCGGAAGACCCGGGGGGTGTGCCCGCGGGCGCTGGTGCTCACCCCCACCCGGGAGCTGGCGGTGCAGGTGGCCCAGGACGCCCAGGACATCGGCCGGCACCTGCCGTTCCGGGTGATCGCGGCCTACGGCGGCGTGGACTACCAGAAGCAGCGCCAGGCCATTGCCGAGGGGGTGGACCTGCTGATCGGCACGCCGGGCCGCCTGATCGACTACCTGAAGCAGAAGGTCTACCACCTGCGGGACGTGGAGCTGGCGGTGATCGACGAGGCCGACCGGATGTTCGACATGGGGTTCATCGGCGACATCCGTTACCTGCTGCGCCGCATGTCCCGCTACGACCGGCGCCAGAGCCTGCTCTTTTCCGCCACCATCTCCGACCGGGTCATGGAGCTGTCGTACGAGTACATGAACGTGCCGGAGCTGGTGGAGATCACCCCCGACAAGGTGGTGGCCGAGAAGGTGGAGCAGGTGCTCTACCACGTATCGTCGGCCGAGAAGACCTCGCTCCTGCTCGGTCTGTTGAAGCGGGAAGACTGGACCAAGGCGCTGGTGTTCGTCAACACCAAACGGGCCGCCGCGCGGCTGAAGCCGGTGCTCGACGCGGCGGGCCACCCGGCCGCGGTCCTGAGCGGCGACGTGAGCCAGCCCCAACGCCTCAAGATCCTGCGGCGGTTCATGGCCGGCGAGATCCGGGTCCTGGTGGCCACCGACGTGGCCAGCCGGGGCTTGCACGTGGAGGGCATCAGCCACGTGTTCAACTACGACCTGCCGCTGGAGGCCGAGGACTACGTCCACAGGATCGGCCGCACGGCCCGGGCCGGTGCCTCGGGCAGGGCCGTGAGCCTCGCCTGCGAGGACTACGTGTTCGGCCTGGACGCCATCGAGGAGTACATCGGCCACAAGGTGCCGGTGGCCTGGCCCGAGGACGACTGGTTCGAGCCTGTGCCCCAGGTCAAACGCCCCCCCCGGCCCAGGGGCCGGTCCCGCTCCGGCGGGCCCCGAGGGCGGGGAGGTCGGAAGCGGGGCTAG
- a CDS encoding c-type cytochrome domain-containing protein gives MRRIWIGWAAVAALAAGCQPAPETPAEGAGGEFAALVAEVLEPHCAGAGCHSGDRPAGGLHLGDERAYSDLVDAPAHRRPDRKRVVPGDPDSSYLVDRISAGGDTPRMPLGADPLGRADIDRIRGWIRQGVKR, from the coding sequence TTGAGAAGGATCTGGATCGGTTGGGCGGCCGTGGCCGCCCTGGCCGCGGGATGCCAGCCGGCCCCGGAGACGCCCGCGGAGGGGGCCGGCGGGGAGTTCGCCGCCCTGGTGGCCGAGGTGTTGGAGCCCCACTGCGCCGGCGCCGGCTGCCACTCGGGCGACCGGCCCGCCGGTGGGCTGCACCTGGGGGACGAGCGGGCGTACTCCGACCTGGTGGACGCACCGGCCCACCGCCGGCCCGACCGCAAGCGGGTGGTGCCCGGAGACCCGGACTCGAGCTACCTGGTGGACCGGATCTCCGCGGGAGGAGACACCCCCCGCATGCCCCTGGGTGCGGATCCCTTGGGGCGGGCCGACATCGACCGGATCCGGGGGTGGATCCGGCAGGGAGTGAAGCGCTAG
- the lipB gene encoding lipoyl(octanoyl) transferase LipB translates to MTGPKVRRLGRVGFREAWELQKRLGEALLRGEGPELILALEHPPVITLGRSTQPGDAGLPAEEWRARGVEVVPVDRGGRATYHGPGQVVVYPIVDLRRRGRDVRAYVHALEDAAAAALQRFGIPAQPGRDPVGVFIGAAKVASIGVAVRRWITRHGIAVNVVNDLRVYRHFTPCGLTGVPMTRVADHAPVPLGVVREAVIEEILVRLKRMEEPREPCSRPS, encoded by the coding sequence GTGACCGGCCCCAAGGTCCGGCGCCTGGGCCGGGTGGGGTTTCGGGAGGCCTGGGAGCTCCAAAAGCGCCTGGGCGAGGCCCTGCTCCGGGGAGAGGGCCCCGAGCTGATCCTGGCCCTGGAGCACCCGCCCGTGATCACCCTGGGCCGCTCGACCCAGCCCGGGGACGCGGGGCTCCCGGCCGAGGAGTGGCGGGCCCGAGGGGTCGAGGTGGTCCCGGTGGACCGGGGCGGGCGGGCCACGTACCATGGGCCCGGCCAGGTGGTGGTGTACCCCATCGTGGACCTGCGGCGCCGGGGCCGGGACGTGCGGGCCTACGTGCACGCCTTGGAGGACGCAGCCGCGGCGGCCCTGCAGCGGTTCGGCATCCCGGCCCAGCCGGGCCGGGACCCCGTGGGCGTGTTCATCGGGGCGGCCAAGGTGGCCTCGATCGGGGTGGCCGTGCGGCGGTGGATCACCCGCCACGGCATCGCGGTGAACGTGGTCAACGATCTCCGGGTGTACCGTCATTTCACCCCCTGCGGGCTCACCGGGGTTCCCATGACCCGGGTCGCCGACCACGCGCCGGTGCCCCTGGGGGTGGTGCGCGAGGCCGTGATCGAGGAGATCCTGGTGCGCCTGAAACGAATGGAGGAGCCGCGCGAGCCATGTTCCAGACCATCGTGA
- a CDS encoding lipoyl domain-containing protein, which produces MSEWVEVRVPRLGDDVATAVLVAWHVAEGDRVRDGDVLFEVETDKAVFEVEAEVDGVVIEVLAEPGARVSPDQVVARIRPEAA; this is translated from the coding sequence GTGAGCGAGTGGGTGGAAGTACGGGTGCCCCGGCTGGGGGACGACGTGGCCACGGCCGTGCTGGTGGCGTGGCACGTGGCCGAGGGCGACCGGGTGCGCGACGGCGACGTGCTGTTCGAGGTGGAGACGGACAAGGCCGTGTTTGAGGTGGAGGCCGAGGTGGACGGGGTGGTGATCGAGGTCCTCGCGGAGCCGGGGGCCCGGGTGTCCCCGGATCAGGTAGTGGCCCGAATCCGGCCGGAGGCCGCGTGA
- a CDS encoding lipoyl protein ligase domain-containing protein: MSSPSAATVVPIAWDEDLLAPSVLDAGGGVRVWPVREVCVVLGRSGRVDEEVYAARCAADGVPVYRRRGGGGTVVLAPGCVVVSVSEPLEDPVRVAPRMARTVEALAGVIGRAAGVELAARGTGDLCVGDRKVLGSSVFARRGGFLYQASLLVDMDLSLVDRYLPHPPREPGYRRGRPHGEFLTNLKDHGCRLAPDDLARRIAAGLAAPATK, encoded by the coding sequence GTGAGCTCACCGTCGGCCGCGACGGTCGTGCCGATCGCCTGGGACGAGGATCTGCTGGCCCCGTCCGTGCTCGACGCCGGCGGCGGGGTGCGGGTTTGGCCGGTGCGGGAGGTGTGCGTGGTGCTGGGCCGGTCGGGCCGGGTGGACGAGGAGGTGTACGCGGCGCGGTGTGCGGCCGACGGGGTTCCCGTGTACCGCCGCCGGGGCGGCGGGGGCACGGTGGTGCTGGCCCCGGGGTGCGTGGTGGTGAGTGTGTCGGAGCCCTTGGAGGACCCGGTTCGGGTGGCCCCCCGGATGGCCCGGACCGTGGAGGCCCTGGCCGGGGTGATCGGTCGGGCGGCCGGGGTGGAGCTCGCGGCCCGGGGCACGGGCGACCTGTGCGTGGGCGACCGCAAGGTGCTGGGGTCGAGCGTGTTCGCCCGGCGGGGCGGGTTCCTGTACCAGGCGAGCCTGCTCGTGGACATGGACCTCTCGCTGGTGGACCGCTATCTTCCCCATCCGCCCCGGGAGCCCGGGTACCGGCGGGGCCGGCCCCACGGGGAGTTTCTGACGAACCTCAAAGACCACGGCTGCCGGCTGGCCCCGGACGACCTGGCCCGCCGCATCGCCGCCGGCCTGGCGGCCCCGGCGACAAAATAG
- a CDS encoding homoserine kinase — MAVYTEVSAEEAGRFLAARGIGPLEALEPIGQGIENTNYRVRAGGRGYVLTLLERETLDRARETMALARELARRGVPCPEPVEGPEGLVGTLAGRPAVVVPWVEGEMDLRPRPERLEALGRCLGRLHRQGQGLGVSRQGPQVAAELAELARAVAAALEPARPEVAALLRDEAAFQEGVPEDAVPWGLVHGDLFLDNVLFEPGGPEVRAVLDLHMAGRGPLPYDPAVTILDAAWAEQGPDPDRVWALLRGYNGEAPAALDPAALGPWLRRAALRFLCLRIERAWLPGRAMVAGTPKDPVEFQRKLEALRCGP; from the coding sequence GTGGCGGTATACACGGAGGTCTCGGCCGAGGAGGCCGGGCGGTTCCTGGCGGCCCGGGGGATCGGCCCCCTGGAGGCCCTGGAGCCGATCGGCCAGGGCATCGAGAACACCAACTACCGGGTTCGGGCCGGGGGCCGCGGGTACGTGCTCACGCTGCTCGAGCGCGAGACCCTTGACCGGGCCCGGGAGACCATGGCCCTGGCCCGGGAGTTGGCGCGGCGAGGGGTTCCGTGCCCCGAGCCGGTAGAAGGCCCCGAGGGCCTGGTGGGCACCCTGGCCGGGCGGCCGGCGGTGGTGGTGCCGTGGGTGGAGGGGGAGATGGACCTGCGGCCCCGGCCCGAGCGGCTGGAGGCCCTGGGGCGGTGCCTGGGCCGGCTCCACCGGCAGGGGCAGGGCCTGGGGGTGAGCCGGCAGGGCCCCCAGGTCGCGGCCGAGCTCGCGGAGCTGGCCCGGGCCGTGGCCGCGGCCCTGGAGCCGGCCCGTCCGGAGGTGGCAGCCCTGCTTCGGGACGAGGCCGCGTTCCAGGAGGGGGTGCCGGAGGACGCGGTGCCGTGGGGGCTGGTCCACGGCGATCTGTTCCTGGACAACGTGCTGTTCGAGCCGGGCGGCCCGGAGGTGCGGGCCGTGCTGGACCTCCACATGGCCGGCCGGGGTCCGCTGCCCTACGATCCGGCCGTGACGATCCTGGACGCGGCCTGGGCGGAGCAGGGGCCGGATCCGGACCGGGTGTGGGCCCTGCTGCGGGGCTACAACGGGGAGGCGCCCGCAGCCCTGGACCCGGCCGCCCTCGGGCCGTGGCTGCGCCGGGCGGCGCTGCGGTTCCTGTGCCTGCGGATCGAACGGGCCTGGCTCCCGGGCCGGGCCATGGTGGCGGGCACCCCTAAGGACCCGGTGGAGTTCCAGCGGAAGCTCGAGGCGCTGAGGTGCGGGCCGTGA
- the rsmA gene encoding 16S rRNA (adenine(1518)-N(6)/adenine(1519)-N(6))-dimethyltransferase RsmA gives MRATPPVPPAKKSLGQHFLHDQGIIRRIAEAAGAAPGERMLEIGPGPGGLTRALLDDGARVWAVEADGRMVARLRALGWQGLEVIEADALAVDYPTLAEGAGGPLRLVGNLPYNISGPLLAKLLRERRAFPSITVMIQREVAERILARPGTRARGGLSVLAQTFCRIRSVLRVGPGAFTPPPRVESQVIRLDVLPAPIAPLDDEEALWRVVRAGFGRRRKMLRNALAGVVPDPVACLEAAGLTGRERAEALDAETWVRLANAVTMSLAAK, from the coding sequence GTGAGGGCGACCCCGCCGGTGCCCCCGGCCAAGAAGAGCCTGGGCCAGCACTTCCTCCACGACCAGGGGATCATCCGGCGCATCGCCGAGGCGGCCGGGGCGGCCCCGGGGGAGCGGATGCTGGAGATCGGCCCCGGCCCGGGGGGCCTGACCCGGGCGCTCCTGGACGACGGGGCCCGGGTGTGGGCGGTGGAGGCCGACGGCCGTATGGTGGCGCGGCTGCGGGCGCTCGGCTGGCAGGGGCTGGAGGTGATCGAGGCCGACGCCCTCGCCGTGGACTACCCGACCCTGGCCGAGGGGGCCGGCGGGCCCCTGCGCCTGGTCGGGAACCTGCCCTACAACATCTCCGGACCGCTCCTGGCCAAGCTGCTGCGGGAGCGCCGGGCGTTCCCCTCGATCACGGTCATGATCCAGCGGGAGGTGGCCGAGCGGATCTTGGCCCGGCCGGGCACCCGGGCCCGGGGCGGCCTGAGCGTGCTGGCCCAGACCTTCTGCCGGATCCGTTCCGTCCTGCGGGTGGGGCCGGGGGCGTTCACCCCCCCGCCCAGGGTGGAGAGCCAGGTGATCCGGCTCGACGTGCTGCCCGCCCCGATCGCGCCCCTGGACGACGAGGAGGCCCTCTGGCGGGTGGTGCGGGCGGGGTTCGGCCGGCGCCGGAAGATGCTCCGGAACGCGCTGGCCGGCGTGGTGCCGGACCCGGTGGCCTGCCTGGAGGCCGCCGGGCTGACGGGCCGGGAGCGGGCCGAGGCCCTGGACGCCGAGACCTGGGTGCGGCTGGCCAACGCGGTGACTATGAGCCTGGCGGCAAAATAG
- the tsaD gene encoding tRNA (adenosine(37)-N6)-threonylcarbamoyltransferase complex transferase subunit TsaD — protein MPTADRQPPTILAIETSCDETAAAVLRGEQELLSDVVASQAELHAEYGGVVPEIACRAHAEAVVPVVRQALRQAGVGLEGLDAVAVTRGPGLVGALLVGLSFAKALAWARGLPLVGVNHLEAHLAAAFLEHDLEFPFVGLVVSGGHTALYQSPRRGTYRLLGQTLDDAAGEAFDKVAKLLGLGYPGGVVVDRLARQGDPERFAFPRPMMGSGRLDFSFSGLKTAVRTHRERFLKGLTEQDLWDTCASFQEAVVDTLLAKARTALERTGAACLVVCGGVACNSRLRERAAELADRLGVRLVLPRPRLCTDNAAMVAAAGLHRFLQGHRSGPDLDAVPTWHLEDL, from the coding sequence ATGCCGACAGCCGACCGCCAACCACCGACCATCCTGGCCATCGAGACCTCGTGCGACGAGACCGCCGCAGCCGTGCTGCGCGGGGAACAGGAGCTCCTGTCCGACGTGGTGGCGAGCCAGGCGGAGCTCCACGCCGAGTACGGCGGGGTGGTGCCCGAGATCGCCTGCCGGGCCCACGCCGAGGCCGTGGTGCCCGTGGTGCGCCAGGCGCTCCGGCAGGCCGGGGTGGGGCTCGAGGGGCTCGACGCCGTGGCCGTGACCCGGGGGCCGGGGCTGGTGGGGGCCCTGCTGGTGGGGCTGTCGTTCGCCAAGGCCCTGGCCTGGGCCCGGGGGCTTCCCCTGGTGGGGGTGAACCACCTGGAGGCCCACCTGGCCGCGGCGTTCCTGGAGCACGACCTGGAGTTTCCCTTCGTGGGGCTCGTGGTGTCCGGGGGGCACACGGCCCTGTACCAGAGCCCCCGCCGGGGCACCTACCGGCTCCTGGGCCAGACCCTCGACGATGCGGCCGGCGAGGCGTTCGACAAGGTGGCCAAGCTCCTGGGGCTCGGCTACCCGGGCGGGGTGGTGGTGGACCGCCTGGCCCGGCAGGGCGACCCGGAGCGGTTCGCGTTCCCCCGGCCCATGATGGGGAGCGGGCGGCTGGACTTCTCGTTCTCGGGCCTCAAGACCGCGGTGCGCACCCACCGGGAGCGGTTCCTCAAGGGACTCACCGAGCAGGACCTGTGGGACACCTGCGCCTCGTTCCAGGAGGCGGTGGTGGACACCCTGCTGGCCAAGGCCCGCACCGCCCTGGAGCGCACCGGCGCCGCCTGCCTGGTGGTGTGCGGGGGGGTGGCGTGCAACAGCCGCCTGCGCGAGCGGGCGGCGGAGCTGGCCGACAGGCTGGGGGTCCGGCTGGTGCTTCCCCGGCCCCGGCTGTGCACGGACAACGCCGCCATGGTGGCGGCGGCCGGGCTCCACCGCTTCCTGCAAGGCCACCGGTCCGGCCCCGACCTGGACGCGGTGCCCACCTGGCACCTGGAGGACCTGTGA
- a CDS encoding PhoH family protein, with the protein MAKKNYVLDTNVLLHDPDAMLAFEDNTVNIPITVIEEIDRFKKNLDEIGRNARQVSRFLDGLRSQGDLREGIPNEHGGCVRVMFGLEFADRLPPELASGKADNRILAVCLALRENEDLPVVFVTKDTNLRIKANALGIRAEDYERGKVRLDELYTGTAEVNVPAGGVDRLFHDGGIPVEAELYDNQYVWVRDETNPQHGALGRYRAESGKVEPIRVPKEGVWGIHPRNREQRYAMDALLDERVQLVTLVGKAGTGKTLLAIAAGLQKSVEEQVYKRLLVSRPIFPMGRDIGFLPGDVQEKLRPWMQPIFDNVDFLFAGVEDREGRRRRGYQELIDMGLMALEPLTYIRGRSIPYQYIIVDEAQNLTPHEIKTIITRAGEGTKIVLTGDPYQIDNPYIDSTSNGLSYCVERFKDQPIAAHVTLHKGERSPLAELAANVL; encoded by the coding sequence ATGGCAAAAAAGAACTACGTGCTCGACACCAACGTGCTGCTCCACGACCCCGATGCCATGCTGGCCTTCGAGGACAACACGGTGAACATCCCGATCACCGTGATCGAGGAGATCGACCGGTTCAAGAAGAACCTGGACGAGATCGGCCGTAACGCCCGGCAGGTTTCCCGGTTCCTGGACGGGCTGCGCTCCCAGGGCGACCTGCGCGAGGGCATCCCCAACGAGCACGGCGGGTGCGTGCGCGTGATGTTCGGGCTGGAGTTCGCCGACCGGCTTCCGCCGGAGCTCGCCTCGGGCAAGGCCGACAACCGGATCCTGGCCGTGTGCCTGGCCCTCAGGGAGAACGAGGACCTGCCGGTGGTGTTCGTCACCAAGGACACGAACCTGCGGATCAAGGCCAACGCCCTGGGGATCCGGGCCGAGGACTACGAGCGGGGCAAGGTGCGGCTCGACGAGCTCTACACCGGCACGGCCGAGGTGAACGTGCCGGCGGGGGGCGTGGACCGGCTGTTCCACGACGGCGGCATCCCGGTGGAGGCCGAGCTGTACGACAACCAGTACGTGTGGGTGCGCGACGAGACCAACCCCCAGCACGGCGCGCTGGGCCGGTACCGGGCCGAGTCGGGCAAGGTGGAGCCGATCCGGGTGCCCAAGGAGGGGGTGTGGGGCATCCACCCGCGCAACCGGGAGCAGCGCTACGCCATGGACGCCCTGCTGGACGAGCGCGTCCAGCTGGTGACCCTGGTGGGCAAGGCGGGCACGGGCAAGACCCTGTTGGCCATCGCGGCCGGGCTCCAGAAGAGCGTGGAGGAGCAGGTGTACAAGCGGCTCCTGGTCTCCCGGCCCATCTTCCCCATGGGCCGCGACATCGGGTTCCTGCCGGGGGACGTGCAGGAGAAGCTGCGGCCGTGGATGCAGCCCATCTTCGACAACGTGGACTTCCTGTTCGCCGGGGTGGAGGACCGGGAAGGGCGCCGCCGGCGGGGGTACCAGGAGCTGATCGACATGGGCCTGATGGCCCTGGAGCCGCTGACCTACATCCGCGGCCGGTCGATCCCGTACCAGTACATCATCGTGGACGAGGCCCAGAACCTCACCCCCCACGAGATCAAGACCATCATCACCCGGGCGGGCGAGGGGACCAAGATCGTGCTCACCGGCGACCCGTACCAGATCGACAACCCGTACATCGACTCCACCAGCAACGGGCTCAGCTACTGCGTGGAGCGGTTCAAGGACCAGCCCATCGCAGCCCACGTGACCCTGCACAAGGGCGAGCGCAGCCCCTTGGCGGAGCTGGCCGCGAACGTGCTGTGA
- a CDS encoding aminotransferase class V-fold PLP-dependent enzyme, whose product MIYLDNAASSHPKPPAVHRAVAEALELGANPGRSGHGRALEAARRIHGAREAVARLLGVADPARIVFTLNGTHALNLALKGLLRPGDHVVTTVMEHNSVLRPLAGLERRGVEVTRVPADRGGRVRTADIEAALRPRTRLVALVHASNVSGTLLPAAEVGRLCRRKGVVFLLDAAQTAGAVPIAVEEVGCHLLAAPGHKGLLGPQGTGVLYVHPDLAPEPLLEGGTGTRSEAPTMPAEMPEALEAGTLNTPGIAGLGAGVEHLLDRGVDRVRRQEEEILAWLLPELARVPGLVLYGPTDPAERVAVVSFNLEGHDGALVGFALDERHGIAVRVGLHCAPLAHRALGSFPAGSVRASFGPFSTHEDAEALVRALHEIART is encoded by the coding sequence ATGATCTACCTGGACAACGCGGCCAGCTCCCACCCCAAGCCTCCCGCCGTGCACCGGGCCGTGGCCGAGGCCCTGGAGCTCGGGGCGAACCCCGGCCGCTCGGGGCACGGCCGGGCCCTGGAGGCGGCCCGCCGGATCCACGGCGCCCGGGAGGCCGTGGCCCGGCTCCTGGGCGTGGCCGATCCGGCCCGGATCGTGTTCACCCTGAACGGAACCCACGCCCTGAACCTGGCCCTCAAGGGGCTCCTGCGGCCGGGGGACCACGTGGTCACCACGGTGATGGAGCACAACAGCGTGCTCCGGCCCCTGGCCGGCCTGGAGCGCCGGGGGGTGGAGGTGACCCGGGTCCCGGCCGATCGCGGGGGCCGGGTCCGCACGGCCGACATCGAAGCGGCCCTGCGGCCCCGGACCCGGTTGGTGGCCCTCGTGCACGCCTCCAACGTGTCGGGCACCCTGCTTCCTGCGGCCGAGGTGGGCCGCCTGTGCCGTCGCAAGGGCGTGGTGTTCCTGCTCGACGCCGCCCAGACGGCGGGTGCGGTGCCGATCGCGGTGGAGGAGGTGGGGTGTCATCTGCTCGCGGCCCCGGGCCACAAGGGGCTACTGGGGCCCCAGGGAACCGGCGTGCTGTACGTGCACCCCGACCTGGCGCCGGAGCCCCTGCTGGAGGGAGGCACGGGCACCCGGAGCGAGGCCCCGACCATGCCCGCGGAGATGCCCGAGGCCCTGGAGGCCGGAACCCTGAACACACCGGGGATCGCCGGGTTGGGGGCCGGGGTGGAGCACCTGCTGGACCGGGGGGTGGACCGGGTGCGGCGGCAGGAGGAGGAGATCCTGGCCTGGCTCCTGCCCGAGCTGGCAAGGGTGCCGGGCCTGGTGCTGTACGGGCCCACCGACCCGGCGGAGCGGGTGGCGGTGGTCTCGTTCAACCTGGAGGGGCACGACGGGGCCCTCGTGGGGTTCGCCCTGGACGAGCGCCACGGCATCGCGGTGCGGGTGGGGCTGCACTGCGCTCCCCTGGCCCACCGGGCCCTGGGCTCGTTCCCGGCCGGGTCGGTGCGGGCGAGCTTCGGCCCGTTCAGCACCCACGAGGACGCCGAGGCTCTCGTGCGGGCCCTGCACGAGATCGCACGGACGTAA
- a CDS encoding SPASM domain-containing protein, translated as MPELSAPVRVTWDLPPDPDLAWLVWERLASARVLFVEVRLAPTALAGLPGLGRGWAERPGPQLALLAPPDPLLAAFEALGPRALAAADARVLPPYRPELSVEELAAATHRLTPALWCDPEGLASLEEALELARAYGLRSVTLLNPPAPARPLLPADRARAAQVWQARAGPGLEAVVHDLFLARDLGLDLSGYRGCQGAGLLAHVTAEGRLVACRTHPLEIGDLRGAPLPELWAGDRRQRVARDLKAVPAACGGCGLSETCRGGCPGLAGPDGRDASCPGPEPP; from the coding sequence ATGCCTGAGCTCTCCGCCCCCGTCCGGGTCACCTGGGACCTCCCGCCGGACCCCGATCTCGCATGGCTCGTGTGGGAGCGCCTGGCCTCGGCCCGGGTGCTGTTCGTGGAGGTGCGCCTGGCCCCCACCGCCCTGGCCGGGCTCCCCGGCCTGGGCCGGGGATGGGCCGAGCGGCCCGGCCCCCAACTCGCCTTGCTGGCCCCCCCCGATCCCCTGCTGGCGGCCTTCGAGGCCCTGGGTCCCCGGGCCCTGGCCGCGGCGGACGCCCGGGTGCTGCCGCCGTACCGCCCCGAGCTCAGCGTGGAGGAGCTGGCCGCGGCGACCCATCGCCTCACCCCCGCCCTGTGGTGCGACCCCGAGGGTCTCGCGAGCCTGGAGGAGGCGTTGGAGCTGGCCCGGGCCTACGGGCTGCGGTCGGTGACCCTGCTGAACCCGCCGGCCCCGGCCCGGCCGCTCTTGCCGGCCGACCGGGCCCGGGCGGCCCAGGTGTGGCAAGCCCGGGCCGGCCCGGGCCTGGAGGCCGTGGTGCACGACCTGTTCCTGGCCCGGGACCTGGGGCTTGACCTGTCCGGCTACCGGGGTTGCCAGGGCGCGGGGCTCCTCGCACACGTGACCGCGGAGGGGCGGCTGGTGGCCTGCCGCACCCATCCCCTGGAGATCGGCGATCTGCGGGGGGCGCCCCTGCCCGAGCTGTGGGCGGGCGACCGGCGGCAGCGGGTGGCTCGGGACCTGAAGGCGGTGCCCGCCGCCTGCGGGGGGTGCGGGCTGTCCGAGACCTGCCGGGGCGGCTGCCCGGGCCTTGCCGGGCCCGACGGCCGCGACGCCTCGTGCCCCGGGCCGGAGCCGCCATGA
- a CDS encoding DUF1178 family protein gives MITFDLSCDQGHRFEGWFRNREEFERQLDEGLLVCPVCGSGKIRKEPSAPAVHVGRRTAPDRPGDGPDDKGKLRPEAFFVALARFVEKHFEDVGDRFAEEARKIHRGEAEARNIRGTTTSEEEEALREEGVEFLKVPLPKYDA, from the coding sequence ATGATCACGTTCGACCTGTCCTGCGACCAGGGCCACCGGTTCGAGGGTTGGTTCCGCAACCGGGAGGAGTTCGAGCGCCAGCTCGACGAGGGGCTCCTGGTGTGCCCCGTGTGCGGCTCGGGCAAGATCCGCAAGGAACCCAGCGCCCCGGCGGTGCACGTGGGCCGCCGGACCGCGCCGGATCGGCCCGGCGACGGGCCGGACGACAAGGGCAAGCTCCGGCCCGAGGCGTTCTTCGTGGCCCTGGCCCGGTTCGTGGAGAAGCACTTCGAGGACGTGGGGGATCGGTTCGCCGAGGAGGCCCGCAAGATCCACCGGGGCGAGGCCGAGGCCCGGAACATCCGGGGCACCACGACCTCGGAAGAGGAGGAGGCCCTCCGGGAGGAGGGCGTGGAGTTCCTGAAGGTTCCCCTGCCCAAGTACGATGCCTGA